The following is a genomic window from Elaeis guineensis isolate ETL-2024a chromosome 10, EG11, whole genome shotgun sequence.
aaaaaatgaaaatcttaGAGACACGGTATTTCAGCAGAGTGCAGAAAGTGAAGTGCGTTAAATCATAATACCTTGATGTTCTTTTGCCAGTTCCTTCAATGCTCCCATTTTCAGCAGTACTAGAACTTGAACTACATACAAGAGATAAGCAAGAAGGAGCTCTTTCAGTAGAAGAATTAACCATGCCATCTGCCATTATATCTTCTTTACAATATCCTCTAGATTTAACCATTGAATTATTGAGTTGATCATCACTGTAGGCAGAATAAAACACCATACAGAAAGTAACATTAaggaaattgaaatacaaagaaaGCAGGAAAACAACTAGAAAAGTTGTGAATCCATCAACCTCGGTGTCTTCTTCCTTGTCCTCTTAATTCTCCCAGTTTCAGCAGTAGTAGTACTTACAATATGTACAAGAGATTCGCCTGAAGGAACCTTGTCAGCAGAAGAATTTACCTTCCCATCTGCTGCTACATTTTCTTTAACAGATCTTCTTGATCTAGCCCTCAACTTCTTAGGTTGATCATCACTGCAAAATCAGCAAAATAAAACACCAGGCAATCAGGAAAAAGAAGTTCAAGACAAAACTCTAGCGAGCAGCAAGAAGTGAAAAAACTTGATTCAAGATACCTTGATTTTTTCTTCCTTGACCTCTTGCTGCTCCCACCACCAGCAGTATCAGAATTTATGCCACAAACAAGAGCTGAGTCAGTAGGAACTGCATTGGTAGAAGAATTTGTCAcaccatctgctgtagaattcTCTTTAAAAGATCTCCTGGACTTAACCCTAGACTTCTTGGGTTGATTATCACTGCAATATTGGAAAAGAGAAACGTGAAAAGCATCAAAATCCAGAAATTAATCCTGGAAAACAAACATGTAGGAGTAATCAGAGGAAACCTAATGCAATACCTTGATCTTTTCTTTCCAGGTGTCGTACTATCATTATTTTCAGCCTCCGAAAAATTTACAAGTGGCGTGAAGTCATTGGGACCAATTGTTGGCCGTTCACTCTCCCGATCCACAAAATTGGATATAAGAACAGTTCTCTTCATCTTCCTAGCAGCTTGGAGTAATGGTACTTCATGAGGAAGTAAAACCTTCCATCTCCTGCACTCCCAAAACTCGATTTATTAGTGTGCAGTCTGGAACCAATATAGTCTCAGAGAATCACATAGCACAACTGTTAAAAAGAGGAACATGACTGAGGCTTCTAGCTGTTCTACAAAGGTTGAAAATGGTGGTATTTCATGAGTCTTTACCTCCTACACTGGCTATCAGTACGTGGAGGCACACAAGTTGCCACCTTGGACCAACAATATCCATGTTCAGCTATTGCTGCCAATAGCTTGGCATCTTCTTCTTCAGTCCATGCTTTCAGATTCAAAGATGGATCTAGACAATTAAGCCACCTGTCACCAGAAAAGAGCACATAATGATCATAAATAACATTAGAATAAATGGTGTCCCAAGGCAACTCTAAAATTACCTTTCTCTGCATTGAACTTGTGTCCGACCAGGGGCAAACTGAGCTATCTTATTCCAATTTTTGGCGCCAAAAAGCATGACTGCTACTTTCAGACGCTTGTCCTCATCCACAGACCACCTCCCCACCTTTCTCCTATCAGGGTTCAGGGATTTTCTCCACCTGCACTTAATGGGATCATAGAATTCATTTTGGCAATGCCCATGAATGCATCAGAAACATGACATCAAGAAAACCATAAATATATTCAGTCTAAGTAGTTTAACAATGGACTCAAAATTAGATGATTCCATGAGAATCTTGCTGAAAATGATTGCAGATGACTCTATGGAGAAATGGTGTTTACTAGTATATGAATAAACCACAGTATGGCCTACATATGATATGAGATGAGCTTCAAGAAAACAGTTGTATGAGTCTATTGAATGAAAAGCATAATGCTTAATGTAGAATAAGCATCAACAAGTTGAATGGTATTGTGTGATGCATGTAGCAAATGATaagaatatgaaaagaaaattgtTTTGAAGAAAAATCATAAATGAAATAGTATATGAGACAGCCACTTGCCTATTAGAACATTGAGCACCTGTACGGCCTTCTAGATTAGAAGCCACGAGCTGCCAGTTATTATCACCAAAACTTTCTACAGCTGCACAAAGTTTAGCATCTTCATCTTCTGTCCAATCCTTGTTCAGAATATGAGGATTAAGACTCCGTTGGTAACGTGCCAGGCACTGAAAGGGAGTTCTATTTGATCCCAATGCAATTGAAATATCAATCCAATTATAAACCCCTCTTTCCTGGACAATAAATAAAAGCTTCTTATCCTCCAGTATGGTCCATGGGTTGTGATTAATCATTGGATCTTCACAGTTCAACCACCTGAATGGCAAATggatggaaaaaaagaaaaatacctAAATTGATTAACAGCTTTGAGAAAGGTGAGAAAATtaagaaagaaaatttttatttaaggtagAAAAAGATATAGCTAGGCGTCAGAACAATTTTTAGTTCCAAACTAAAAGAATACTAGATGCAAATATCTACAATACAGACAATGATTcatagaaatcaaaattttaagcAACTCTTCCCTGCTTCATGTAAAAAATTGCAACCATTTTGATTCACAGGACCAATATGAGCAGCTAATTGGGTGATGAACAGCTTGCTAGTTTATGCAATACTTGGATTACTCTTAACAAAAGAGGGCACAAAGCTGTTTAGTTGGTCATTTTCCAGAGCAAAACTACCCACTTTCTTGGATTCCACATATATCAGGATGATGGATACATTTCACTTTTCCATTAAGATACAATAAAGGTTCACCTACAAAGACAAATCAGCCAACACTTCAGAACTTGCACCACAAGCTGCAGGATAATCCAAAATGATTGGGAGAACAAAAGCGATCATAACAAGGACACCTGTAAAAACAATTGTTAATTAGATCAAGGATTTTAGTCAACCATAGGGCATGCAAGCTCATGACTGGGACAGGATGACATGTGCCATCTTCAAAAATGAGGGTGCACGGAAAGGGGTGGGGGTTGGTTTGTGGCAGGACTTGAGACACCTTATGCTTGGAACATCAAACTGCATTAACCCCATCCAACCAGCATTCGTTCAGATGGGACAGCACTGCTCAATACGGAGTGGCCCAACAAGTACAGACCTAGTTCCAGGTGTTGTTGTTGGCTCTAGACAGTACATGCCAGCTAGCATGGGCTTGCAACTGAAACTGATACTTGACAAGCGTAAGAACTACATGGTCTAGAATTATATAAACTGCAGGTCACTGTATTTACATAACTAACAAGAATTCAAGTGTCAATGCTGATGGGTGTACAGGCCACAGGCCAGAACAGAAATTGCCATGTCATGTCATGTCATTCCATACGAACATGATATGCCTTGACAAAACacaatgtatatataaacatatatacatatacatgcatatgcatgtatgtatatatatgtttttttttaaaaaaaaatggctCATCACCAAGACGTACCAAGCTGTGTGGATTTATGCTAAACAGGCATGGATCGATGGAGGCTGGCACAGGTCAATACTCTATGATGCATGGTATCACAGAAGACATGCATGTGACTGCCAGCATCAACTCAACATTAATATTGCCCCTTTATATGCTTCATTTGAGATGCCACAAAATGAAATGCAAACAAAAATACAATTCAAATAGGTAAAATAGCATATCATGGTAACTACTAATCTTCTATTTTGAATCCTAGTAATTCCACCTCTAAATCTATCCTAGATATATTTCCTTCCTATCAGTATGCTTCCTCTATTTAGATATCCAACCAGTGGCCGGTGCTTTTACTTCTTTTAAATCCATTATATACAAAACTTTGATATACCAGCAAACAAGCCCTTTGACAATTGGGCATCCAATCAATTTAAACAAAATCTTGGTGACAGATTATTCTAGATTATGAAAATTAATCAACTAAGACTACCCTTAGATAGAATGAGTTCATAGTTTGGTGGATATGCTTGTCAACAAACAATCGTCATGTAGCTAAACAAGGACATAATCCCATGTACACATGTCAATAAGTGGCAAGGATCGAATAACCAATCGTACAGTGGTACAGTTCACCCTTTGCAAGGTGTAGCAAATATGTATTGTGTCACACCCAGGCATATTGAAAAACTGTGAGTTAATACAGGGCCTACCACAATATAAATCATGCTGGTACATGACTGGTATGCccccatattatgatattccaaACCATGATGATCCGTCTAAATTTTCTGCTAGAAAGAAGTCTTTTTCCCAAAGAAGTATCATTAATTCATTGACATATGATATTGAAAAGAAGCATATTTCAATATTATAAACAACACATGCTGCATTAAAACAATCTAGTGTTACTAGTAATGCACTATTTCTGCTTTTGCATTATAGTTTCATCCCTGGtgcaaatttgagttcaaataacATGCATTTTTAGTCACAGACCACTCACGCATGCGTATCTATAATAAAAGAAATGTGCATGTGCATCTTAATGCAACATCATCAAGGGAAGAAATCAAAAAAGCCCCTACCGTAAAATATTTTGGGCCTATATGGACGCCCATATAGACTAGCCACGCGATATTCCGTAAACAGTGGACTGCAGGAAGAGGTTAGCAGTTGGAGAGAGTATTTTCCAATCAGGGAAGCCATAGGTCACACAATCAAGGTTTTAAGTCCCAATGGGATAGGGGGCTGAAAGTCCCATCCCATTTCTATGAGAAAATGAGACCAGGACGGGGTCGGGACTCCAAAACCCATCCAtgcaagaagagagaagaaagaagagagaaagaaaagaaggaaagataaagaaaagaaaagatgaaaggaaacaagaagaaaaagaaataaagaaaggaaGATAGAACAACAGGAAAGgatagaaggaagaaaggaaagagaaaaaaaagaaaaaaaaataaaggaagtgATACGAGatagaaaaaggaaaggaaagaaatgaaagtagaagaaaagcgagaaaaggaaggaaagaaagaatgaaagaaaagaaggggagagagatggATCTATTGGAATGCATAACCGGGACTGCTGCTAGGATGGGGCAGGACAATTGAGAGTCCCATTCCATGGAGAACCAGGACAACCCTATCCCACGTGATTTAAAACCTTGCATACAATCTCAAAAAAATCAGATAAAGAGAATCAACTTTTAGAAAGGATTCGAGATATCTATTTTTCTGGGATGGCACAATTTTTGGGAGCTCCCTATCTTGACCTCTGGCTGTGTGAAGCTTGGCCTAGTCCATTGACTAGCCAGCCTAGCAGTGGCCTAGCTTGGTGCGAGAGCAATGCACAAAGGCCCACTCCCAAAAAAATTGAACCGGGGCTCTATTGTTTCAAACGGATGACTTCACCTTCTCCTTGGTAAATAACAAGGGCTAGAAAACCTTAGCCTCCGTTGGCTACAAAGCTTCCACCTCTTCCTTCtctatcttttctctcttttctcagaTTTTTGTGACTATCCGCACCATCACTAGCCGCGGTCAATCCTCATTGCAAACAAGGTATAAAGCACCCCATCCTATCCATTTTCTTCCCTAGCCTACCCCCTTGTATGTATTGTTCATGCCAACCGGATTTTAGTGAAGAACTGCGGGAACTCAAACCAAGCAAGTCATACCCTGTTCCATCGATCCGCCAAATTCTCCCTTGTTCTAGCCTTCTCTCCGCGACAACCTATGGCAACATTGAAGCCCCAACCACCAGCAAGCGGGCTAAGGCTCAATTTGACATCGAGCCCTATTTGGAACATGATcccctattttcttttctttttccaacCTTTTGTCGAACACTCATCATCATCACCTGCTGATGCCACCGCCTATCAACAATCCTTTGCTAGGATTCAATAGTGCCACCGCCTATCAGCAATGCTTTGCTACCATTCAGTACCATGATTGCCTGTTCACTTaccccccctctcttctctctcttgtgATTAGTGGACCCCAACAATAGGTCCCTCCAGTTCTCTATCTTCCTCTCTTATGATTTTGGTCAACCATAGAAAGGGGTCCTAAACCGTCTTGGTGGCCGTGTAATGCATTGGCCCCTTCTAGGGGTACAATCGAGTTGAGTTGAGTAGCTGAAAGCTCGAGCTCGACTCAACTCAAAATACTCGGGCTTGAAACTCAATCCGAGATCGATCGAGCCTTAACAACCCAAGCTCAAGCTCAGCTTGATGAAAAATAGGCAAAATTTAAGATTGGCTTGAATATCGACCGAGCCTTATTCGAGCTTAAGTTCAAGCTCAAAATTGAGCCTTagtctactaataatatatattaatatatattataaataaaaataatattattaaaaatatatataaacttgAATAGGCTCGTGAGCTTTCAACTCGAGTATCTTGCTACTCGAGCTCGACACGAAAAGCTATtcgagctacccaagctcgataATAATCGAGTTAAGTCGAGCTTGAACTCCAGTAGCTCACGAGCAGTTCGACTCGTTTGTGCCCCTAGCCCCCACCATGACCCTTGTCGTGCACCATTGAACTCCATCATCATTAACCTTTGTTTATCATGAACATGGTCTGATCCTTATTCAGCAATTTGACCAGCAACTCGAGTCGCCTGTGTTCCCTTCAACTCTTCCTCTTGTTTTTCTACAATTACCCATACCTTTTTCCGATTGTTGGACTTGATTTTGTATAGGGATACAATTATTTGGAATAAGAAAAAGTCCAAAAAGGGGATATTATACTATAATCCGTAAATTGAGATTTgagatttttggagagaaaatttcagAATTTATTGGGATTTGTTTGTAAACTCGCAAGATAAGTAATGATCCACCTTTCctagattattttatttaattaatataaattttaatatcaaataaatttatgaaattgttttttgaacaaaaaataatttGCACTTTGGAGGTAATAATTTAGTATGGTATATTATGCATATCATTTATAGAGTTTATATAGAATATGTATATTTTGATTGTAATATGACATATTCTATAAAGAACTTAAATATGTTTTGGATGTGGACTCTTAGCTTGACCATATTATGAACCCGCCAATGGGAGTTAAATGTCAGCACTTTAATTGTTCCGGAACTTGATTACTATCGACCTACTCTGCAAGGCCTAGAGTGTGGTACTATAGACCTACTCCGAATAGGTTAAGTGCAGTAATATAGACTTACTTTGCAAGGGTCAAATGCAATACTATGGCCCTAACTATAAAAGTATGATACCATGGACCTACTTTGTAGCGGACAAGTGCGACATCATGGACCTACTCCATAGGGGTTAAATGCAGTACCATGGGCCTTACCACAAGGATAATATAGTGGTAGCTAAAGACTGTTAAGTTGATCATGATATTTTCAAATTGGACTTgtgaatatgaatatgaatatatgAGCAATATTGGATATTTTGGATTTATTTATTAAATGTAATGATTTTTTATATGCTTACTAAcggtaaaaatatttataaaatttattatatgaaCATCTAGTTAAGGTATTAATTACTTATTGGACTATTGAGCTCATTATTTAGTTTCTTCTTTCATTACAAATTCAAAGATTCAGTCAAAGATAGGGTACTGCTGTGAGCATGTGATTAGAAGTGAAAGCTTATCCGACCAATGTAGCTTAGAATTAGTATTGCTTTCTTAGTTTAATGTTGGAAACATGTTATAAGTTTCATATTTTAATTACTATTTGAAGAATAGTTGGTGTAAGACTCTTGAGCATAAAAATTCTGAATATTTCTTTTTAGCTTGGATATGTTAATTATCAGATGTTGGAAAATGGATTTTTAGTTGCTTTGATTTTATTCTACTGCATTATTATGATAACATGATGGAaaccttgcatgcttgtgggagAATTGCCCTATGAGTATGTGGTTATTACCACATCCCTAACTCGGGACTTCAGGCTGGGGCATGACAAGCAGTATCTGAGATTTATCTATGGATAATTTATCCAAGAGTCCAGATGACCTGCAATCTTCAGATTATATGAAACAGGAGTAAAACTAgactaatttttttcaagatatgaACTATTGGAACCAAGTGCATACaattaaaattgataaaaaaaaaaatccaaaacatGGGTAACAATACTCAAGATAATAggttatttaaaagaaaaaaaactacaTTAAAAAGAAATGTTGCACTGACATAGTCAGGAACTAGTTTTAGACATGTATCCAAGTGTCTAACTCGACAACAGGTAAAAGGGAAATAGTGGGacatgagaagaaaaatattataTTCTGACTAAAGCACATATTTATCTAATTAAATATCaaatgaaagaaaaacaaaaaaaaaagatattttagttAAGGTCTTTCAGTATACATGTTTCTCATCCAAATTCCATTAGTTCAAGGGTACAAGAAATATGACATTTCACAAATATGTTAATACACTCTTAACCAAGATCCGCAATCTCAGTACTAGGTACCATACTAGTACCCACTTGTTCAATATGGTATGGCTAGTATAGCATGCCATGCATCATGTACCAAAACAGCCATCTAATCatttttttctcacttttctCGGTACACCTCAATACGAGCCGGTACACCTCAGTATGGGTCGATACACACATCAATAGACCTCAATACAGGGCATTACAGGATCTATACCAACCTAAACTTGAGTTTCGTACCAATTCCCATCCAGTATGGTTCACCAAATACCAGGCAAGGACAATACAGTAGACCATGCTCTAAACCAACCCAAAAAAGAACAACAACCCACATCCAATGACATTGTGGTGGATCAAATCTCATTTTTGGAGAAGAGTCCAATGGTCCACCATCTTCAAAAGTTGCAAATCCGGAATTTGATTAATATCTTAGTGTTTGATGTGTATCCAACATGCCAATACATTTTTGAGCTAGATACAAGTGTCCAGGTAGCAtatgtaaaaaataatatatttcatgTCAAGAAAGAAGAATGCAGagatgatccaaaaataatttaaataaactaTTATAAAAAGTCAATAGCTATTTAGTTATGCCCCAATTCATACCTTGCTTCACACTCTGCACCAGAACGACCTGTGAGATACATAGAAGCCAACCGATCCCAATTGACTAACGGTATGAAAGACCTTATTTTTTCTGGTGTGATATAAAGATCACTGCTTGATAGTGCAGACATTAAATTTGAATCTATATCActgcaaaaaaattttaaaaatatatatatatgtagttaAAAATGTCAAGCAACATAAACTTATAAACCAATCTAAATTGAAACTTTTCACAGCTCGCTAAAACAATAGACTAATTTGACTGACAGGCCTTCTGCCATCTTTCAGGTCATGTGATCAGTAATAAAAGAAATATAAACCTAAGCATTCTCATATACCTCTCAAAATTCATCGAATTCAAAATAAGCATCTCTTGATATTGTTGCTTTATACCCTTTGGAAGTTTTTCCTTTTCCATGTTTGACCATGTTTGTTTTCTCAGTGAGACTGGGAAAGTCTTAAGGACCATCTTATATTTGGAAACATGGGAGTTCTCAGCTGGGCCAAGACACAAGGCAGAAACTCTTTTATAACTGGCCTGCAACAAACAAAATCCTCTGTCAGTTGATGCAAATGTGTTTCATCAAGTTCTAAATGAGGCAATACTTAAACCttaagaattttatttgaaaaaaaaaatgaaagcacTCAAAAACCAACACAGTGAACCTGTAGAATGGTGCCATGACAAATTCTGCAGGTGGACATATAAGGACATGTAACCATCTATATGAGATGTTCCTTGCTCATGTGGCTACAACCAAGATATATACAACTGCAGATGAGATTATTGCAGCAATTCCAGAAGCATGCAAAGGATAATTGACAAATATAAGAGTAGAAAATATTGTATAtaatatacacatacacacacaagCACCATATTTGTTGTAAGCAAGATTTGCGGACTCGATACTGGAACCCATGCCAGCTGGCCGGCGGTACAGGCCCATACCGGATCGGACCAGCGTGGACCAACACAGGGAAAGGAAGCGAACcagaaggaaaagagagaaagagagagatagagagagagggagggggaagaaagaaaagggggGAAAGCCATTGGAGAGGCCACCGAAACAGCCTCCGACTAACCGCTGTGGTCGTCGGACGGCGCAGTCTACATGGGCAGCACCACAGTCGCCCCTATTTcacggatttttttaaaaaaaaatccgaaACAATGTAAAGCCAGCAatggatttgccggcttcactattcatcatcctttttaaaaaaaagatgatgaaggAACAAAGGCAGTAGCCCCTGTTCCGCGGCTCCGTCCCCATGGTTTCCGCTGCTCGATGGCTCCGATGGCCACTCGGCAAGCTCCGGCGGCCTCTCTGCCAGCTGCGCTTCCCTTCATTACTtcgttcccctctctctctctctctttctcgcttgTTTAAAAGTCCTATCAGGCGATGGTCGAGCCACGAAGGCTTCTGCAGCCCTCCGACAGCCGCAGCGGACCACCGCCAGCCTTCGGCGGTGTctactctctctccctctcctcctctcttcctctctttccctctctttctcccttggtGCCGGCATATGCCGCTTTCCAAGCCGAAACCGTCCCGATTCTCCGTCGGTCCGGTTCAGCACGCCTCGAACCACCCAATTTGGGACAGTTCTGAAAACCTTGGTTGCAAGTTTTCGGAGTTATTCAGAAAATCTGAAAAGAACCAATGACCAGGGCATCTATTATGTGCTAGAATGATGTATGAGTACCAAAAGAATCTAATTCATCAATAAGGATGAACATGGTAATAATAAGGTTTTCCAGTCATCTCATGCAGTTGGGCATTGGTAAGTAGAGCACTCAGTTCTTGCCTCAAGGTTCATCGACAAATCAGGAGCCTCATCTTACAAGAGTTATGAAAAATTATACAAGAGAACAAGATCCAAAATAATATCAATATCCTCAAAAAGATCATGAGAAAAGATGTccaaataaaataaagaatacgAAACCTAACAGAAGGTACAGACCTTTTTTCTTTCTGTGCacgctttatttttttttcccttttttttcctttacTTTTCTTGTCAAGGAGGTCAGTTCTACTGCCAGATATTTccccataaatttttaatctctcATAGGGTAAAAGTGAGGCTCCAATTTACAGATGAATGCCAAGTAAAGACTCACAAAGGACAAGCACCTCAAGTTCTCCCCTAAAAAGGAAACCATTTCAATACAGATTGACAAAAACACTTCCCAACATTATTTACCTAGAGTGATTATGAAAACTTCTAGTTCTTTCTACTACACTTCCCACCAAAGAGATGCTACAGCATATTCTCAAGCTTTCTTCAGACTTCAAGGAAGCACATCATGGcaaagatcacaataacaaccaaaACCTCTAAAAGACAAAATGATGACCCACCTTCCAACATACTCATCCTCCAATCAGCAGACAGATCACCTTTGCCTCCCCCTTTCTAGCAGTATATCTTGGTCCATGCTTGCAAATGATACACTTTCTTATTAGTTGCAGATGTGAGTGGTTTCCTTTCCAACAAGAAATATTGCATGTGGCTATAGTTCCATCACCGAAAGGAACAAATTTCATGCCCTTGTTAAACATGGCGACAGATGTAAAAGCAAAGATCAGTATTCTCACTGCAGAACTGCTTCAAatttctttgatcaaagcataaaAAAGGCAAAGCACCGATAGGATTTTGTATTCAACCATACATAGAACTCCCTACATGACAATATCAAAAAAAGTTGTGATCTTGTGTAATCTTTCCTCATACCTAGGAGTGGCAATTGGATCGGGTCGGGTCATAAAACGGATCGGGCCAATGCGGGTCGGGTCAGAAATCGTCAATCCAaacccgacctatttattaaacggatcaaaaattcaaacctgaattcgatctatttattaaacaggtaatccgacccgacccatttaatccgtttattaaataggtcaaattaggttaaacgggttaaacaggttaaacagttcaggttaaatagatcagaaacaggttaaacaaattttaaacaggtttaacggatcttaaatgggttaaataggttaaacagatcgggttaaatagatcaaaaatagattaaataagttaaatggGTTATCTAACTCAACTCGACCtgaatattaaacggattaaacacgTTAAACAGATCAGATATCTTAAACCCAAATCCGACTCAATTATTAAACAGGCTAAACAGGTCGACCTGTTTATGACCCAAACCCATTTAGCCTAAACCCAAACCTATTTATGACGGGTCAAACACGGGTCGGGTTGGTGGGTCAGGTCATATTTTGCCCGCCCTAATCATACCAAATAATCTTGTCAGTTCTGGTACTTCAACCAGAAGAATCCATTATTAACCTCAAAGGTAAACCTCCAAACGTTCTTTGCGTA
Proteins encoded in this region:
- the LOC140852083 gene encoding uncharacterized protein isoform X1, with the translated sequence MASSSSSTGSDRDEALDEDMEALRRACMLTGAKPVVVDDSDSDSGGESSSTDDIDLLHRLQERFYVPSSDADSLPFIKPLSSRPPPDSDEEDDFETLRAIQKRFTQYESDVVGRNSQNSIQDTEMVVGDTTSEQETHNTLPKNGKSMVLSEELFASGFTEHAEDGACNVNIGGFMKSQFPKSAKFFVDALKKNRSCQKFIRRKLIEIEAKIEVNKELKERLQCLMDFQVACKRKAGRILSQKKDPRVRLISMRKPTTIKDSKASYKRVSALCLGPAENSHVSKYKMVLKTFPVSLRKQTWSNMEKEKLPKGIKQQYQEMLILNSMNFESDIDSNLMSALSSSDLYITPEKIRSFIPLVNWDRLASMYLTGRSGAECEARWLNCEDPMINHNPWTILEDKKLLFIVQERGVYNWIDISIALGSNRTPFQCLARYQRSLNPHILNKDWTEDEDAKLCAAVESFGDNNWQLVASNLEGRTGAQCSNRWRKSLNPDRRKVGRWSVDEDKRLKVAVMLFGAKNWNKIAQFAPGRTQVQCRERWLNCLDPSLNLKAWTEEEDAKLLAAIAEHGYCWSKVATCVPPRTDSQCRRRWKVLLPHEVPLLQAARKMKRTVLISNFVDRESERPTIGPNDFTPLVNFSEAENNDSTTPGKKRSSDNQPKKSRVKSRRSFKENSTADGVTNSSTNAVPTDSALVCGINSDTAGGGSSKRSRKKKSSDDQPKKLRARSRRSVKENVAADGKVNSSADKVPSGESLVHIVSTTTAETGRIKRTRKKTPSDDQLNNSMVKSRGYCKEDIMADGMVNSSTERAPSCLSLVCSSSSSTAENGSIEGTGKRTSSDGAIQEV
- the LOC140852083 gene encoding uncharacterized protein isoform X2, which produces MASSSSSTGSDRDEALDEDMEALRRACMLTGAKPVVVDDSDSDSGGESSSTDDIDLLHRLQERFYVPSSDADSLPFIKPLSSRPPPDSDEEDDFETLRAIQKRFTQYESDVVGRNSQNSIQDTEMVVGDTTSEQETHNTLPKNGKSMVLSEELFASGFTEHAEDGACNVNIGGFMKSQFPKSAKFFVDALKKNRSCQKFIRRKLIEIEAKIEVNKELKERLQCLMDFQVACKRKAGRILSQKKDPRVRLISMRKPTTIKDSKASYKRVSALCLGPAENSHVSKYKMVLKTFPVSLRKQTWSNMEKEKLPKGIKQQYQEMLILNSMNFESDIDSNLMSALSSSDLYITPEKIRSFIPLVNWDRLASMYLTGRSGAECEARWLNCEDPMINHNPWTILEDKKLLFIVQERGVYNWIDISIALGSNRTPFQCLARYQRSLNPHILNKDWTEDEDAKLCAAVESFGDNNWQLVASNLEGRTGAQCSNRWRKSLNPDRRKVGRWSVDEDKRLKVAVMLFGAKNWNKIAQFAPGRTQVQCRERWLNCLDPSLNLKAWTEEEDAKLLAAIAEHGYCWSKVATCVPPRTDSQCRRRWKVLLPHEVPLLQAARKMKRTVLISNFVDRESERPTIGPNDFTPLVNFSEAENNDSTTPGKKRSSDNQPKKSRVKSRRSFKENSTADGVTNSSTNAVPTDSALVCGINSDTAGGGSSKRSRKKKSSDDQPKKLRARSRRSVKENVAADGKVNSSADKVPSGESLVHIVSTTTAETGRIKRTRKKTPSSSSSTAENGSIEGTGKRTSSDGAIQEV